In Paramormyrops kingsleyae isolate MSU_618 chromosome 5, PKINGS_0.4, whole genome shotgun sequence, one DNA window encodes the following:
- the LOC111860573 gene encoding zinc finger protein GLIS2-like isoform X1, protein MLSVDEPLDLKIPRRGNGHDGGRGTPSSYAPSISAPLSASRFRRYHTADDGISVIVPTSPASPPTAGVPQEKLEPHTPPAIDLSVSPSSLHTPSPPDLSICSGATSLFSRDSAYIRYLDGGASPQAFQFFLPVGAGGGFHLPSSVFIGQPKETSASPELSADEQLACRWTKCHLLFDSLQDLVDHVNDFHVKPEKNSGYCCHWEGCARKGRGFNARYKMLIHIRTHTNEKPHRCPTCNKSFSRLENLKIHNRSHTGEKPYICPYEGCDKRYSNSSDRFKHTRTHYVDKPYYCKMAGCLKRYTDPSSLRKHIKAHGHFVAPEPVPRGSVGALLKGAELPYVGGAHIVIPGAGAALLPGLGGSLPFSALGSQGMDPSSLPPSRSGLARAPIFSINGGSLGLGKSPLLSPAFSALGLPIGAELGLRGRGHIRARWGSVRGERSEEEEEEDAEGSEDLPGAVLNLSTGGSHDPLSWVVIPPGTVKLKPTVVN, encoded by the exons ATGCTGTCCGTGGACGAGCCACTGGACCTGAAGATTCCCAGACGGGGTAACGGGCACGATGGGGGCCGGGGCACGCCCAGCAGCTATGCCCCCTCCATCTCCGCACCGCTCAGCGCCTCGCGCTTCCGGCGCTACCACACTGCTGATGACGGCATCTCGGTCATCGTCCCCACATCCCCGGCCTCCCCGCCCACAG CAGGGGTCCCTCAAGAGAAGCTGGAGCCGCACACCCCCCCTGCCATCGACCTCAGTGTGTCTCCCTCCTCCCTGCACACCCCCTCCCCGCCGGACCTGTCCATCTGCAGTGGGGCCACCTCGCTCTTCTCCAGG GACTCCGCCTACATTCGGTACTTAGATGGTGGGGCCTCCCCTCAGGCATTCCAGTTCttcctgccggtcggcgccggGGGCGGGTTCCACCTGCCATCCTCCGTGTTCATTGGCCAGCCCAAGGAGACGAGCGCGTCCCCCGAGCTCTCTGCGGATGAGCAGCTTGCCTGCCGCTGGACGAAG TGCCACCTGCTCTTCGACTCCCTTCAGGACCTGGTGGACCATGTCAATGATTTCCACGTCAAGCCTGAAAAGAATTCTGGGTACTGCTGCCACTGGGAAGGCTGTGCCCGGAAAGGGCGGGGCTTCAatgccag GTACAAGATGCTGATCCACATCCGCACCCACACCAACGAGAAGCCCCACCGCTGCCCCACCTGCAACAAGAGCTTCTCCCGTCTAGAGAACCTCAAGATCCACAACCGCTCCCACACAG GAGAGAAGCCCTACATTTGCCCGTATGAGGGCTGCGACAAGCGCTACTCCAACTCGAGTGACCGCTTCAAGCACACGCGCACGCACTACGTGGATAAGCCCTACTACTGCAAGATGGCCGGCTGCCTGAAGCGCTACACGGACCCCAGTTCCCTGCGTAAGCACATCAAAGCCCACGGGCACTTTGTGGCCCCGGAGCCAGTCCCACGTGGCAGTGTGGGGGCTCTGCTCAAGGGGGCGGAGCTGCCCTATGTGGGCGGGGCCCACATCGTCATCCCAGGCGCTGGTGCTGCCCTCCTGCCTGGTCTAGGTGGCTCACTGCCATTTTCTGCTCTCGGGTCCCAGGGGATGGACCCAAGCTCGCTGCCCCCCTCCCGCTCTGGGCTAGCCAGGGCCCCCATTTTCTCCATCAATGGTGGGTCCCTGGGCTTGGGCAAGTCACCCCTCCTGTCTCCGGCCTTCTCTGCTCTGGGCCTTCCCATAGGGGCGGAGCTAGGCttgagggggaggggccacatACGAGCTAGGTGGGGCAGTGTCAGAGGAGAGAGgagcgaggaggaggaggaggaggatgccGAAGGGTCTGAGGATCTTCCGGGGGCTGTGCTTAACCTCTCCACTGGGGGCAGCCATGATCCCCTGTCTTGGGTGGTTATCCCACCAGGCACGGTGAAGCTCAAACCGACCGTGGTTAACTGA
- the LOC111860573 gene encoding zinc finger protein GLIS2-like isoform X2, with amino-acid sequence MLSVDEPLDLKIPRRGNGHDGGRGTPSSYAPSISAPLSASRFRRYHTADDGISVIVPTSPASPPTGVPQEKLEPHTPPAIDLSVSPSSLHTPSPPDLSICSGATSLFSRDSAYIRYLDGGASPQAFQFFLPVGAGGGFHLPSSVFIGQPKETSASPELSADEQLACRWTKCHLLFDSLQDLVDHVNDFHVKPEKNSGYCCHWEGCARKGRGFNARYKMLIHIRTHTNEKPHRCPTCNKSFSRLENLKIHNRSHTGEKPYICPYEGCDKRYSNSSDRFKHTRTHYVDKPYYCKMAGCLKRYTDPSSLRKHIKAHGHFVAPEPVPRGSVGALLKGAELPYVGGAHIVIPGAGAALLPGLGGSLPFSALGSQGMDPSSLPPSRSGLARAPIFSINGGSLGLGKSPLLSPAFSALGLPIGAELGLRGRGHIRARWGSVRGERSEEEEEEDAEGSEDLPGAVLNLSTGGSHDPLSWVVIPPGTVKLKPTVVN; translated from the exons ATGCTGTCCGTGGACGAGCCACTGGACCTGAAGATTCCCAGACGGGGTAACGGGCACGATGGGGGCCGGGGCACGCCCAGCAGCTATGCCCCCTCCATCTCCGCACCGCTCAGCGCCTCGCGCTTCCGGCGCTACCACACTGCTGATGACGGCATCTCGGTCATCGTCCCCACATCCCCGGCCTCCCCGCCCACAG GGGTCCCTCAAGAGAAGCTGGAGCCGCACACCCCCCCTGCCATCGACCTCAGTGTGTCTCCCTCCTCCCTGCACACCCCCTCCCCGCCGGACCTGTCCATCTGCAGTGGGGCCACCTCGCTCTTCTCCAGG GACTCCGCCTACATTCGGTACTTAGATGGTGGGGCCTCCCCTCAGGCATTCCAGTTCttcctgccggtcggcgccggGGGCGGGTTCCACCTGCCATCCTCCGTGTTCATTGGCCAGCCCAAGGAGACGAGCGCGTCCCCCGAGCTCTCTGCGGATGAGCAGCTTGCCTGCCGCTGGACGAAG TGCCACCTGCTCTTCGACTCCCTTCAGGACCTGGTGGACCATGTCAATGATTTCCACGTCAAGCCTGAAAAGAATTCTGGGTACTGCTGCCACTGGGAAGGCTGTGCCCGGAAAGGGCGGGGCTTCAatgccag GTACAAGATGCTGATCCACATCCGCACCCACACCAACGAGAAGCCCCACCGCTGCCCCACCTGCAACAAGAGCTTCTCCCGTCTAGAGAACCTCAAGATCCACAACCGCTCCCACACAG GAGAGAAGCCCTACATTTGCCCGTATGAGGGCTGCGACAAGCGCTACTCCAACTCGAGTGACCGCTTCAAGCACACGCGCACGCACTACGTGGATAAGCCCTACTACTGCAAGATGGCCGGCTGCCTGAAGCGCTACACGGACCCCAGTTCCCTGCGTAAGCACATCAAAGCCCACGGGCACTTTGTGGCCCCGGAGCCAGTCCCACGTGGCAGTGTGGGGGCTCTGCTCAAGGGGGCGGAGCTGCCCTATGTGGGCGGGGCCCACATCGTCATCCCAGGCGCTGGTGCTGCCCTCCTGCCTGGTCTAGGTGGCTCACTGCCATTTTCTGCTCTCGGGTCCCAGGGGATGGACCCAAGCTCGCTGCCCCCCTCCCGCTCTGGGCTAGCCAGGGCCCCCATTTTCTCCATCAATGGTGGGTCCCTGGGCTTGGGCAAGTCACCCCTCCTGTCTCCGGCCTTCTCTGCTCTGGGCCTTCCCATAGGGGCGGAGCTAGGCttgagggggaggggccacatACGAGCTAGGTGGGGCAGTGTCAGAGGAGAGAGgagcgaggaggaggaggaggaggatgccGAAGGGTCTGAGGATCTTCCGGGGGCTGTGCTTAACCTCTCCACTGGGGGCAGCCATGATCCCCTGTCTTGGGTGGTTATCCCACCAGGCACGGTGAAGCTCAAACCGACCGTGGTTAACTGA